From Psychrobacillus sp. FSL K6-2836, a single genomic window includes:
- a CDS encoding LCP family protein: MNRRSYKKEKKKSSKKRKILTVSLIIVASLLISLTTYAAYLTKKAETAADNAFEVVDRVKPPLREEKVEPVNDNISVLFVGIDDSEQRGQGDTNSRSDALMLATLNNTSKTVKLVSIPRDSYVYIDEVGYKDKITHAHAYGGTRASIETVEDLLEVPVDYYVKMNFDAFIDVIDALGGIEAEVPYKLLEKDENDQRTVQLQPGLQELNGREALALARTRKLDNDIERGKRQQMILSSIIKKASSASSFTKYGDVIEAVGDNMKTDLTFDEMKSFFEYIKGGIPQIDTLTLDGYDDMSTGTYYWKLKEESLDETRDILKSHLGLQPETSNISDNASDTNSNYAADDRN, encoded by the coding sequence ATGAATAGAAGATCATATAAAAAGGAGAAAAAGAAAAGTAGTAAAAAGCGCAAAATATTAACTGTTTCGTTGATAATAGTTGCGTCATTACTTATCTCTTTAACTACCTATGCAGCATACTTAACCAAAAAGGCTGAGACAGCTGCGGACAATGCTTTCGAAGTTGTAGATCGTGTAAAACCTCCATTGCGTGAAGAGAAAGTCGAACCTGTAAATGATAATATTTCTGTACTCTTTGTAGGAATTGACGATAGTGAACAGCGTGGGCAAGGTGACACAAACAGTCGTTCAGATGCATTGATGCTTGCGACATTAAACAATACATCCAAAACTGTAAAATTAGTAAGTATCCCACGTGACTCATATGTTTATATTGATGAGGTTGGGTATAAAGATAAAATCACCCATGCTCATGCATATGGTGGAACTAGAGCTTCCATTGAAACAGTAGAAGATTTACTTGAAGTGCCAGTAGATTATTATGTGAAGATGAATTTTGATGCATTTATAGATGTAATAGATGCGTTAGGTGGAATCGAAGCTGAAGTTCCATATAAGTTATTAGAAAAAGATGAGAACGATCAACGAACTGTACAGTTACAGCCAGGGCTACAAGAACTTAACGGTCGAGAAGCATTAGCTTTAGCAAGAACTCGAAAACTTGATAATGATATCGAACGTGGTAAACGTCAACAAATGATACTTTCTTCGATTATCAAAAAAGCGAGTTCAGCTTCTTCCTTCACTAAATACGGTGATGTGATTGAAGCTGTAGGAGATAATATGAAGACAGATTTAACTTTCGATGAAATGAAATCCTTCTTTGAATATATAAAAGGAGGTATTCCACAAATCGATACCTTAACACTGGACGGTTATGATGATATGTCTACCGGGACTTATTATTGGAAGCTAAAAGAAGAAAGCTTAGATGAAACGAGAGATATTCTAAAAAGCCACCTAGGACTTCAACCAGAAACAAGCAATATTTCAGACAACGCCTCGGATACAAATAGTAATTACGCAGCTGATGATCGTAATTAA
- a CDS encoding sensor histidine kinase translates to MTNKNFEKQSLDVIFDRMVEVMDHSKKDIFIISEQSRQSFEEMKVELEIIRGDIETVIIEGDMLESKSKLARNRLAEVSKNFDSYDEPQVRQAYETANEIQINLLIKRSEERQLRHRRDDLERRLQGLLEMIERADHLVNQVNIVMNYLTSDLKNVGAALENAKIKQDFTLKIIEAQEEERKRLSREIHDGPAQMLANVLLRTDLINLTYQQRGGEEAMKEIIDLKKMVRNALSEVRRIIYDLRPMALDDLGLIPTLRKYITTIEEYNPTGKINFQTFGEEKRLETNFEVAIFRIVQECLTNGTKHGKFTEAWVKVEWVKQKINIIVKDNGAGFDPEVAKEKSFGLIGMKERVDLLEGTMKIISSPGKGTTILFSIPLNEE, encoded by the coding sequence ATGACGAATAAGAATTTTGAAAAACAATCGTTAGATGTTATTTTCGATCGGATGGTCGAAGTGATGGATCATTCGAAAAAGGATATATTCATTATAAGCGAACAAAGTCGACAAAGCTTTGAAGAAATGAAAGTGGAGTTAGAAATTATTCGTGGAGATATCGAGACGGTTATAATAGAAGGAGATATGCTTGAATCGAAATCGAAGCTTGCCAGAAATCGGTTAGCGGAAGTCTCCAAAAATTTTGACTCATACGATGAACCACAAGTTCGCCAGGCCTACGAAACTGCAAATGAAATTCAAATAAATCTTCTAATCAAACGCAGTGAGGAACGACAGCTAAGACATCGAAGAGACGATTTAGAACGCAGATTACAGGGCTTGTTGGAAATGATTGAACGTGCCGATCATTTGGTCAACCAGGTGAATATCGTCATGAATTACTTAACATCCGATTTGAAAAATGTAGGAGCAGCACTTGAAAATGCAAAAATTAAACAAGATTTCACTTTGAAAATTATTGAAGCACAAGAGGAAGAACGCAAAAGACTTTCAAGGGAAATTCATGATGGCCCCGCGCAAATGCTAGCAAATGTACTACTAAGAACAGATTTAATCAATCTTACATATCAGCAGCGTGGTGGAGAAGAAGCGATGAAAGAAATTATTGACCTTAAAAAAATGGTTCGTAATGCCTTATCAGAAGTACGTCGTATTATTTACGACCTTCGACCAATGGCATTAGACGATTTAGGGTTAATACCAACGCTTCGAAAATATATAACGACAATCGAAGAATACAATCCAACAGGTAAGATTAATTTCCAAACTTTTGGAGAAGAGAAAAGGCTAGAAACCAATTTTGAAGTAGCCATTTTCCGTATAGTCCAAGAGTGTTTAACAAATGGAACGAAACATGGAAAATTTACAGAAGCATGGGTGAAAGTAGAATGGGTGAAACAAAAGATAAATATTATCGTCAAAGATAATGGAGCTGGTTTTGATCCAGAGGTTGCAAAAGAAAAATCCTTTGGGTTAATCGGTATGAAAGAAAGAGTAGATTTATTAGAGGGAACGATGAAAATTATTTCATCCCCTGGCAAAGGTACTACTATTTTGTTTAGTATCCCATTAAATGAGGAATAG
- a CDS encoding nuclease-related domain-containing protein: protein MSGHFALLNRLRDGSGMVDFIRDEIRKQEAGVRGEDRLVDRLKELRLHGEFRIFSDVCLEMDDWKVQIDCLVVTDRCCIVLESKNISGRLYFNEELDEFYKEENGVETPFSNPYFQLMRHIRFMKEFLRKTLPQIKVTGAVIMTAKSYRIMQKPTHYPIYKLESMIERVTQMYNSFGNTSFSNRELEVIEKLLQEYKSPFVYSPLCEHYRIPPSEIRLGVECPSCGVLGMRRVHTTWRCIVCKKSDRYAHISAVRDYFSIIDKKITNKEFRRFCMIDSKYAASRMLNSMDLIAYGSGPSRYFVENRKK, encoded by the coding sequence TTGAGTGGACATTTTGCTTTGTTGAATAGGCTGCGTGATGGATCTGGTATGGTTGATTTTATTCGTGATGAGATTCGAAAACAGGAGGCTGGAGTGCGTGGTGAGGACCGGCTTGTTGATAGACTAAAGGAGTTGCGTTTGCACGGTGAGTTTCGCATTTTTTCGGATGTCTGTTTAGAGATGGATGATTGGAAGGTGCAAATCGACTGTCTTGTAGTGACCGACCGATGTTGTATCGTCCTCGAGTCGAAAAACATAAGTGGACGCTTATATTTTAATGAAGAGCTAGATGAATTTTATAAGGAAGAAAATGGAGTAGAGACCCCCTTTTCTAATCCATATTTTCAATTGATGCGGCATATTCGCTTCATGAAAGAATTTCTACGCAAGACCCTTCCACAAATCAAAGTGACTGGTGCTGTCATTATGACGGCTAAGTCCTACCGCATTATGCAAAAGCCTACCCATTATCCCATTTATAAGTTAGAGAGCATGATTGAGAGAGTAACACAGATGTACAATAGTTTTGGTAATACTAGTTTTTCTAATAGAGAGCTGGAAGTTATTGAGAAACTCTTGCAGGAGTACAAGTCTCCTTTTGTGTATTCTCCACTTTGCGAACATTACCGAATTCCTCCGAGTGAAATACGTTTGGGTGTGGAGTGTCCGAGTTGCGGAGTATTGGGGATGCGTCGTGTACATACAACGTGGCGTTGTATAGTTTGTAAGAAAAGTGACCGTTATGCACATATATCAGCTGTAAGAGATTACTTTTCTATAATTGATAAAAAAATTACCAATAAAGAGTTTCGTAGGTTTTGCATGATAGATTCGAAATATGCTGCCTCACGTATGTTGAATAGTATGGATTTGATAGCCTACGGTTCTGGTCCTAGTCGCTACTTTGTGGAGAATAGGAAGAAGTGA
- a CDS encoding DegV family protein, whose product MKTAIVTDSTAYIPKEIRDQLNIHMVPLSVVIGNNTYQEELDINTTEFYDKIRNAGALPKTSQPALGKFIETYEQLAKEYDAVISIHLSSGISGTLAGADQAGEMVDGIDVRTFDTELSCMVQGFYVLKAAEMAEAGATPDAIIQQLNKMKQTMRAYFMVDNLDHLHRGGRLNGFERVIGSVLQVKPILHFENKVIVPFEKVRTRKKAMKRISDMLQEDADQFNSVKATIIHANNENEAIAWKNELQATMPNVDFTISYFGPVIGTHLGEGSMGLGWYKVDLQ is encoded by the coding sequence ATGAAGACAGCAATCGTTACCGACAGCACCGCATATATCCCGAAAGAAATTCGTGACCAACTAAATATTCATATGGTGCCGCTAAGCGTTGTTATCGGAAATAACACCTACCAAGAAGAACTAGATATCAACACTACAGAATTTTACGATAAAATCCGAAATGCCGGTGCTCTCCCAAAGACATCCCAGCCTGCTCTTGGAAAGTTTATCGAAACATATGAACAACTAGCGAAAGAATACGATGCAGTTATCTCTATCCACCTATCAAGTGGGATCAGTGGAACACTTGCTGGAGCAGATCAAGCAGGAGAAATGGTTGACGGCATCGATGTACGCACTTTCGACACAGAGCTATCCTGCATGGTCCAAGGATTCTACGTACTAAAAGCCGCTGAAATGGCCGAGGCGGGTGCTACCCCAGACGCTATCATTCAACAACTGAACAAGATGAAACAAACAATGCGAGCATACTTCATGGTCGACAATCTAGACCATCTCCATCGCGGTGGGCGACTAAATGGATTCGAGCGCGTAATTGGCTCAGTACTCCAAGTAAAACCAATTCTTCACTTCGAAAACAAAGTCATCGTTCCATTCGAAAAAGTCCGTACGCGCAAAAAAGCGATGAAACGTATTTCGGACATGCTACAGGAAGATGCTGACCAATTCAACAGCGTAAAAGCTACTATTATCCATGCAAACAACGAAAACGAAGCAATCGCATGGAAAAACGAACTCCAAGCAACAATGCCAAACGTAGATTTCACGATCAGCTACTTCGGTCCCGTCATCGGCACGCATCTTGGAGAAGGGTCAATGGGTCTCGGATGGTATAAAGTGGACCTTCAATAA
- a CDS encoding nuclear transport factor 2 family protein — protein MKIIHTITLAAFALTLAACNSDEETNQNTNSAADIAPTNTQATTDHGAENKSETSVGFEISGGNIEEATNVPEEEKTAIIDSFTEYMESFNDEDTKRYMNTISKNPEGFNYDAEKVKVEETFNDFDTIRTADNITIIKYGKTQAQVFSNIHTSLEQTDTGAKLDQNGRQVTVFVKEDGKWLVSSVYYIGETTE, from the coding sequence ATGAAAATAATCCATACGATTACACTCGCGGCCTTCGCACTAACGCTGGCAGCTTGCAATAGCGACGAAGAAACAAACCAAAACACTAATTCCGCAGCCGACATTGCTCCAACGAACACACAAGCAACAACGGATCACGGTGCGGAAAACAAAAGTGAAACCAGTGTAGGCTTCGAAATATCAGGTGGTAATATTGAAGAAGCGACGAATGTACCAGAAGAAGAAAAAACGGCAATAATCGACTCCTTCACGGAATACATGGAATCATTCAACGACGAAGATACGAAGCGCTACATGAATACAATCTCCAAAAATCCAGAAGGCTTCAACTATGACGCTGAAAAAGTAAAAGTCGAGGAGACCTTCAACGACTTTGACACGATCCGTACGGCGGACAACATCACCATCATCAAATACGGCAAAACACAAGCTCAAGTATTCTCCAATATCCATACTTCACTAGAGCAAACCGACACAGGTGCTAAGCTAGACCAAAACGGTCGCCAAGTAACTGTATTCGTCAAAGAAGACGGTAAATGGCTAGTCTCCAGTGTCTACTATATCGGCGAAACAACTGAATAA
- a CDS encoding response regulator transcription factor translates to MTKIIIIDDHQLFREGVKRILDFEDSFEVIAEGDDGNDVLSLYEKHLPDVVLMDINMPTKNGVEATGELLEKFPEAKVIILSIHDDESYVSHALKTGALGYMLKEMDANAIVSAIKVVAKGGSYLHPKVTRNLVAEFRRLSERENKGNFHQTEIRRPFHLLTKRECEVLQLLTDGQSNRTIGETLFISEKTVKNHVSSILQKMNVNDRTQAVVTGIKNGWVEVR, encoded by the coding sequence ATGACAAAAATAATAATCATAGATGATCACCAACTATTTCGCGAAGGTGTAAAACGTATTCTAGATTTTGAAGACTCTTTCGAAGTAATAGCAGAAGGTGACGACGGCAATGACGTACTAAGCCTTTATGAAAAGCATCTACCAGACGTAGTGTTAATGGATATTAATATGCCTACAAAAAATGGTGTAGAAGCAACAGGAGAATTGCTAGAAAAATTCCCTGAAGCAAAAGTAATCATCCTATCTATCCATGACGATGAGTCATACGTATCACACGCACTAAAAACAGGTGCACTTGGATACATGCTAAAAGAAATGGATGCCAATGCCATTGTCTCAGCTATCAAAGTAGTAGCAAAAGGCGGATCATACCTGCATCCAAAAGTAACACGTAACCTAGTAGCTGAATTCCGTCGCTTAAGCGAGCGCGAAAACAAAGGAAACTTCCATCAAACAGAAATTCGTCGTCCATTCCATTTACTAACAAAACGTGAATGCGAAGTACTACAATTACTAACAGATGGCCAAAGCAATCGCACTATCGGAGAAACACTATTCATCTCCGAAAAAACCGTAAAAAATCACGTATCCAGCATCCTTCAAAAAATGAACGTAAACGACCGCACCCAAGCCGTAGTAACCGGCATCAAAAACGGCTGGGTTGAAGTTCGATAA
- a CDS encoding YigZ family protein has protein sequence MRKDYHTVQGFGESEIIIQKSRFITYVNRAETEEQAQDFINNIKEKHKSANHNCSAYIIGEHNNIQKANDDGEPSGTAGVPMLEVLKKQGLQDTVVVVTRYFGGIKLGGGGLIRAYGKATTEGIDAAKVVERKLHHLLKVSIDYTWLGKVENEVRNSIYPLKEINYADLVEVLVYTKTIEEADFINWMAEITNGQAKIELVEKEFLEFMVN, from the coding sequence ATGAGAAAAGATTACCATACTGTACAAGGCTTTGGAGAGAGTGAAATCATCATTCAGAAATCACGTTTCATAACTTACGTGAATCGAGCCGAAACCGAAGAACAAGCACAAGATTTTATCAATAATATCAAAGAAAAGCATAAAAGTGCTAATCATAACTGCTCCGCATACATTATTGGGGAGCATAACAACATACAAAAGGCAAATGATGACGGTGAACCAAGTGGAACTGCGGGAGTACCAATGCTTGAGGTGCTCAAAAAACAAGGACTTCAGGATACAGTGGTTGTCGTCACTCGTTATTTCGGTGGTATTAAACTCGGCGGTGGTGGACTTATCCGTGCTTACGGGAAAGCTACTACGGAAGGAATAGATGCGGCAAAAGTAGTGGAACGTAAGCTACATCATCTCCTGAAGGTTTCTATCGACTATACGTGGTTAGGAAAAGTAGAAAATGAAGTACGTAACTCTATATATCCCTTAAAAGAGATAAACTATGCAGATCTTGTCGAAGTGCTAGTGTATACGAAAACAATTGAAGAGGCAGACTTCATTAACTGGATGGCTGAGATCACTAATGGGCAAGCGAAAATCGAGCTTGTTGAAAAAGAGTTTCTTGAATTTATGGTGAATTAA